In a single window of the Flavobacterium sp. W4I14 genome:
- a CDS encoding cyanophycinase (product_source=KO:K13282; cath_funfam=3.40.50.880; cog=COG4242; ko=KO:K13282; pfam=PF03575; superfamily=52317; tigrfam=TIGR02069) yields MVPKGKLIIIGGAINTGSFAETQFGLPENMNFFERGILKRITTESLRDTQSRFEIITTASLMPEKVGEEYIKAYAQLDVHNVGVLNITNREEANSDENYERIKAAEVIIFTGGDQLRLSSIFGGTKIHQILLEKYRNEPVVIAGTSAGAAASSKNMIYQGSSKDALLKGEVKITGGLGFIDDVIVDTHFVQRGRIGRLLYAAASNPGILGIGLGEDTGLFISDGHTMEAIGSGMVILVDGRNMADTNLTDVEMGQPVSIKNMVVHVMCDGDVYDLTDHSLVIHHPKVVPIG; encoded by the coding sequence ATGGTTCCGAAAGGTAAACTCATCATCATTGGTGGCGCAATAAACACAGGTAGCTTCGCAGAAACGCAATTCGGACTGCCTGAGAATATGAATTTTTTTGAGCGTGGAATTTTAAAACGGATTACGACAGAATCATTAAGAGATACTCAATCTCGCTTCGAGATCATCACTACGGCATCATTAATGCCCGAAAAGGTTGGTGAAGAATACATCAAGGCTTATGCACAATTAGATGTGCACAATGTAGGTGTTCTTAACATTACCAACCGTGAAGAAGCCAATTCTGATGAAAATTATGAACGTATCAAAGCCGCAGAAGTAATTATCTTTACCGGAGGGGATCAGCTCCGTCTTTCTTCAATCTTTGGTGGAACAAAAATCCATCAGATCTTACTAGAGAAATATAGAAACGAACCTGTGGTAATTGCCGGTACTTCTGCCGGAGCCGCAGCAAGCTCTAAAAATATGATTTATCAGGGCAGCAGCAAAGATGCTTTACTTAAAGGAGAGGTTAAAATTACCGGCGGATTAGGCTTTATCGATGATGTTATTGTTGATACACATTTTGTTCAACGCGGAAGAATTGGCCGCTTATTATATGCTGCTGCCAGCAATCCTGGTATATTAGGGATTGGTCTCGGTGAAGATACGGGGCTTTTCATCTCTGACGGCCATACAATGGAAGCAATCGGCTCTGGCATGGTAATTTTAGTAGATGGGCGCAATATGGCCGATACTAATTTAACCGATGTGGAAATGGGTCAGCCTGTTTCAATTAAAAACATGGTGGTACATGTAATGTGCGATGGCGACGTTTATGATTTAACAGACCATAGTTTAGTGATCCACCACCCAAAAGTTGTTCCGATAGGGTAA
- a CDS encoding cyanophycin synthetase (product_source=KO:K03802; cath_funfam=3.30.1490.20,3.30.470.20,3.40.1190.10,3.90.190.20; cog=COG0769; ko=KO:K03802; pfam=PF02875,PF08245,PF08443,PF18921; superfamily=53623; tigrfam=TIGR02068), with the protein MKISNIQVLRGPNIWSISRKKLIQMRLDLEDLEQKPTNVIEGFSERIEKLLPSMFTHRCSKGVEGGFFTRVKEGTWMGHVIEHIALEIQTLAGMETGFGRTRQTKTEGIYNVVFSYLEEKVGVYAAEAAVKIAEALINNEEYDLEHDIRRMKEIRELEALGPSTGSIVEEAVSRSIPWIRLNKSSLVQLGYGKNQVRFRATMTEKTSSIAVDIASNKEETKRLLTEAAIPVASGVTISNPDDLEASVKKVGFPLVFKPLDGNHGKGATINVKTMEDAVAAFEYAKTYSRKVIIEKFITGFDFRVLVIDHKVIAAAQRDPAHVKGNGIHTIQELIDKENEDPRRGYGHENVLTEIAVDRDTLDLLAKKEYTLETIPEKGEVVYLKSTANLSTGGTSIDVTDIVHPQNIFICERISRVIGLDICGIDIMAQDLTRPLNENGGVVLEVNAAPGFRMHLAPSEGLPRNVAASVIDMLYPQGKLSQIPIIAVTGTNGKTTTTRLIAHIIRSNGKRVGFTTSDGVYVHNTMLMKGDTTGPVSAEFILKDPTVEFAVLETARGGILRAGLGFNACDIGVVTNIQEDHLGISDIHNLDDLTRVKAVVIGAVRRKGWAVLNADNGYCVRIGKDARCNVAYFSMDENNPVIKEHCRKGGIAAIYENGYITIKTGDWKLRVDKATHIPLTFGGSVNFMIQNVLAATLATYLWGYKPEDIRLSLETFIPSAAHTPGRMNIFRFKEFKVLVDFAHNPDGFNGIKGFLQGVEATEHVGIISATGDRRDEDIIETARISAQMFDKIYVCQEKYLRGRQQQELVDLLVKGIKEVDPDKEIIINNKSTECLQIAIETAKKGSYLTILSNTIDNTIQRVTEHLDRELES; encoded by the coding sequence ATGAAGATATCAAACATACAAGTATTAAGAGGGCCAAACATATGGTCAATTAGCCGAAAAAAATTGATCCAGATGCGTTTAGATCTGGAGGATCTGGAGCAGAAACCAACCAATGTAATAGAAGGATTTAGCGAAAGAATTGAGAAACTCTTGCCAAGTATGTTTACACACCGCTGTTCTAAGGGGGTTGAAGGTGGATTTTTCACCAGGGTAAAAGAAGGAACATGGATGGGGCACGTAATTGAACATATTGCCTTAGAAATCCAAACATTGGCCGGAATGGAAACAGGCTTTGGCAGAACCCGCCAGACCAAAACTGAGGGCATTTACAATGTTGTATTCAGTTATCTGGAAGAAAAGGTTGGTGTTTACGCTGCTGAAGCTGCAGTTAAGATTGCCGAAGCTCTGATTAATAACGAAGAGTACGATTTGGAGCACGACATCCGTAGGATGAAGGAAATACGTGAGCTGGAAGCTTTGGGACCAAGTACAGGTTCTATTGTGGAGGAAGCCGTAAGTAGAAGTATTCCATGGATCAGATTAAATAAAAGTTCTTTGGTGCAATTGGGATACGGTAAAAATCAGGTACGTTTTAGAGCTACCATGACCGAAAAAACCAGTAGCATCGCTGTAGATATTGCCAGCAACAAGGAAGAAACGAAACGTTTGCTTACCGAGGCTGCCATTCCGGTTGCTTCTGGAGTAACGATTTCAAATCCTGATGACCTGGAAGCATCGGTTAAAAAAGTGGGGTTTCCACTTGTTTTTAAACCACTTGATGGCAACCACGGTAAAGGTGCAACCATTAATGTGAAAACAATGGAAGACGCTGTTGCAGCTTTTGAATATGCCAAAACCTATTCGAGAAAGGTTATTATAGAAAAATTTATTACCGGTTTCGATTTTAGGGTACTGGTAATCGATCATAAAGTTATTGCTGCAGCACAACGCGATCCTGCACACGTTAAGGGGAATGGAATTCATACTATCCAAGAATTGATCGATAAGGAGAATGAAGATCCACGCCGTGGTTATGGACACGAAAATGTGTTAACTGAAATTGCTGTAGACCGCGATACTTTGGATCTGCTGGCCAAAAAAGAATATACCTTAGAAACTATTCCCGAAAAGGGAGAAGTGGTTTATCTAAAATCTACTGCAAATTTAAGTACAGGGGGGACATCTATCGATGTAACTGACATTGTACATCCACAGAATATTTTTATATGTGAAAGGATTTCGAGGGTAATCGGATTGGATATCTGCGGTATCGATATCATGGCGCAAGACCTTACCCGGCCATTAAACGAAAACGGAGGTGTGGTTTTGGAAGTTAATGCAGCACCAGGATTCAGGATGCACCTGGCACCAAGTGAAGGCCTGCCTAGAAACGTGGCTGCATCGGTTATTGACATGCTGTATCCGCAGGGAAAATTATCACAGATCCCGATTATTGCGGTAACCGGAACAAACGGAAAAACCACTACTACACGGTTAATTGCGCACATTATCAGAAGTAATGGTAAACGTGTAGGTTTTACCACCAGTGATGGTGTATATGTGCACAATACGATGCTGATGAAGGGCGATACCACTGGACCGGTAAGTGCTGAGTTCATTTTAAAAGATCCGACAGTTGAATTTGCCGTACTGGAAACTGCACGTGGCGGAATTTTAAGGGCAGGACTAGGATTTAATGCATGTGATATTGGCGTAGTAACCAATATCCAGGAAGATCACCTGGGTATTTCTGATATCCATAATCTTGACGATCTGACACGTGTTAAGGCGGTTGTGATCGGGGCGGTACGCCGTAAAGGTTGGGCAGTATTGAATGCCGACAATGGTTATTGCGTTCGCATTGGCAAAGATGCGCGCTGTAATGTTGCTTATTTTAGCATGGACGAAAATAATCCGGTGATTAAAGAGCATTGCAGAAAAGGTGGAATTGCCGCCATTTATGAAAACGGATACATTACCATTAAAACAGGCGACTGGAAATTAAGGGTAGATAAAGCCACGCACATTCCTTTAACTTTTGGTGGTTCTGTGAACTTTATGATCCAGAATGTACTCGCAGCAACGCTGGCAACTTATTTATGGGGCTATAAACCTGAAGATATCCGTTTATCGCTGGAAACATTTATCCCTTCTGCGGCCCATACCCCGGGAAGGATGAATATTTTCAGGTTCAAAGAATTTAAAGTACTGGTCGATTTTGCGCATAACCCTGACGGATTTAACGGCATAAAAGGTTTCTTGCAAGGCGTAGAGGCTACCGAACATGTAGGTATTATTTCGGCAACAGGCGATAGAAGAGATGAGGATATTATCGAAACTGCCCGCATTTCTGCTCAGATGTTTGATAAAATTTATGTTTGTCAGGAGAAATATCTCCGCGGCAGACAACAACAGGAACTGGTTGACCTGCTGGTAAAAGGCATCAAGGAAGTTGATCCGGATAAGGAGATCATCATCAACAATAAAAGCACCGAATGTTTGCAGATCGCGATCGAAACTGCTAAAAAAGGCTCTTATTTAACGATTTTAAGTAACACGATCGATAATACGATCCAACGTGTTACCGAACATTTAGATCGGGAATTAGAGTCGTAA
- a CDS encoding uncharacterized protein (TIGR02284 family) (product_source=TIGR02284; cath_funfam=1.20.58.400; pfam=PF09537; superfamily=47240; tigrfam=TIGR02284) — MKTTTATAEVLNDLVQINNDRIEGYEKARQELKDGDADLKTLFLNMIAESQKYKMALAAEVAALGEDIETGTTNSGKIYRAWMDVKALFTGHDRKTVLNNCEFGEDAAQDAYKMALEEEDLPSNIRDLISDQKTSLRVSHDEIKRLRDAQA, encoded by the coding sequence ATGAAAACGACAACAGCAACAGCAGAGGTATTAAACGATCTGGTTCAAATTAATAACGATCGTATTGAAGGCTATGAAAAAGCACGTCAGGAATTAAAGGATGGAGATGCCGATCTGAAAACGCTATTTTTAAATATGATTGCCGAAAGTCAAAAATATAAAATGGCTTTGGCTGCAGAAGTAGCTGCATTGGGTGAGGATATCGAAACTGGAACAACAAACTCCGGAAAAATTTACAGGGCATGGATGGATGTTAAAGCATTATTTACCGGCCACGACCGTAAAACTGTTTTAAACAATTGTGAGTTTGGAGAGGATGCAGCACAAGATGCATATAAAATGGCATTAGAGGAAGAAGATCTTCCTTCAAATATCAGAGATTTAATCTCTGACCAAAAAACATCGTTAAGAGTATCGCATGATGAAATTAAAAGATTACGTGATGCTCAAGCATAA